The following proteins are co-located in the Streptomyces sp. DT2A-34 genome:
- a CDS encoding DUF2267 domain-containing protein has protein sequence MSDRRAPLQHSCAMTFEHMLEKVRYEGAYPTRERAEEAVRLVVAGLGRQLTGDERVELAARLPLEAARVLTEQIPDTQPLTGWAFVKDLAARTGATLATTRWDTGSVLATVAALAGPELLTRILHQLPSGYALLFGRAELTQAA, from the coding sequence ATGTCCGACCGGCGTGCACCGCTCCAGCACTCCTGCGCGATGACGTTCGAGCACATGCTGGAGAAGGTCCGTTACGAAGGCGCCTACCCCACCCGGGAACGGGCCGAGGAAGCCGTCCGCCTGGTCGTGGCGGGGCTCGGGCGCCAGCTGACCGGCGACGAACGCGTCGAACTGGCCGCCCGGCTGCCCCTCGAGGCCGCACGCGTCCTCACCGAACAGATCCCCGACACCCAGCCGCTGACCGGCTGGGCCTTCGTCAAGGACCTCGCCGCCCGAACCGGCGCCACCCTGGCCACCACCCGCTGGGACACCGGCTCCGTCCTCGCCACCGTCGCCGCCCTGGCCGGCCCCGAACTGCTCACCCGCATCCTGCACCAACTCCCCTCCGGCTACGCGCTCCTGTTCGGCCGCGCCGAACTCACCCAAGCCGCCTGA
- a CDS encoding DUF2267 domain-containing protein, protein MTLRWDAFLDRVRERGEYDSRQEAERAARVVLALLGAHLVGEVRAQLAARLPEDFALILLNPLQSTEPLSPERFVRATAAWIEGATDRTATWDVGAVLSTVADSAGDDLLNQILLQLPAGYDLLFGRPQPT, encoded by the coding sequence GTGACCTTGCGATGGGACGCGTTCCTGGACCGTGTGAGGGAACGCGGAGAGTACGACAGCCGGCAGGAAGCGGAACGCGCGGCCCGCGTGGTGCTCGCCCTGCTGGGCGCACACCTGGTCGGCGAGGTGCGTGCCCAGCTGGCGGCACGGCTGCCGGAAGACTTCGCCCTGATCCTGCTCAACCCGCTGCAGAGCACCGAACCGCTGTCCCCGGAGCGGTTCGTGCGGGCGACGGCGGCCTGGATCGAGGGAGCCACCGACCGGACCGCGACCTGGGACGTCGGCGCCGTCCTCAGCACGGTCGCCGACTCGGCCGGCGACGACCTGCTCAACCAGATCCTGCTCCAGCTCCCCGCAGGCTACGACCTGCTCTTCGGCCGACCCCAGCCCACCTGA
- a CDS encoding Hsp20/alpha crystallin family protein, with product MLMRTDPFRELDRLTQQLMSPGTWTRPSTMAMDAYREGDEYVVAFDLPGVSTEAIDIDVERNMLTVRAERRPVTKADDVQRELSERPLGVFSRQIVLADTLDTEHIKADYDAGVLTLRIPIAERAKPRKIAIGGDSSRKEISG from the coding sequence ATGTTGATGCGCACCGACCCCTTCCGCGAACTCGACCGGCTGACTCAGCAGCTGATGAGCCCGGGCACCTGGACGCGGCCGTCCACGATGGCGATGGACGCCTACCGCGAGGGTGACGAGTACGTGGTGGCCTTCGACCTTCCAGGCGTCAGCACGGAAGCGATCGACATCGACGTCGAGCGGAACATGCTGACCGTCAGGGCCGAGCGCCGACCCGTGACGAAGGCCGACGACGTCCAGAGGGAACTGTCGGAGCGGCCGCTGGGCGTCTTCTCCCGCCAGATCGTGCTGGCCGACACGCTGGACACCGAGCACATCAAGGCCGACTACGACGCCGGGGTGCTGACCCTGCGCATCCCGATCGCCGAGCGTGCCAAACCCCGCAAGATCGCCATCGGCGGGGACTCCTCCCGCAAGGAAATCTCCGGCTGA
- a CDS encoding type III effector protein: MAAADQPASSSAGSLTPASFLAAAAALEAIGNALHAAQHEPPAPSDAEYTGPEQALASLLLLRQIREQLAGWETGLIETARDAGASWADLAHPLGVASRQAAERRYLRNRPGPAGTTGEQRVQATRERRAADRNIANWARRNAADLRRIAGRITALTDLPAAARHPVGQLHAALAQDDPAALLRPLDATRPHLTPAHPDLAAELDTLTNSSTTPD; the protein is encoded by the coding sequence ATGGCAGCAGCCGACCAGCCGGCCTCGTCCAGCGCCGGCAGCCTGACCCCGGCCTCGTTTCTCGCCGCCGCGGCGGCCCTGGAAGCCATCGGCAACGCTCTGCACGCCGCCCAGCACGAGCCCCCCGCCCCCTCCGACGCCGAGTACACCGGCCCGGAGCAGGCCCTGGCCTCCCTCCTGCTGCTGCGGCAGATTCGCGAGCAGCTCGCCGGATGGGAGACCGGGCTGATCGAGACAGCCCGCGACGCCGGCGCCAGCTGGGCCGACCTCGCCCATCCCCTCGGTGTCGCCAGCCGCCAGGCCGCCGAACGCCGCTACCTGCGCAACCGGCCCGGCCCCGCCGGCACCACCGGCGAACAACGCGTCCAGGCCACCCGTGAGCGTCGCGCCGCCGACCGCAACATCGCCAACTGGGCCCGCCGCAACGCCGCCGACCTACGCCGCATCGCCGGTCGGATCACCGCCCTCACCGACCTCCCCGCCGCCGCCCGTCACCCGGTCGGCCAACTTCACGCGGCCCTCGCCCAGGACGACCCCGCCGCCCTCCTGCGCCCCCTCGACGCCACCCGCCCCCACCTGACGCCCGCCCATCCCGACCTCGCCGCCGAACTCGACACCCTCACGAACTCGTCCACCACGCCCGACTGA
- a CDS encoding SpoIIE family protein phosphatase: protein MEHVSAAAIIDAHGVVTGWSEGARRLTGLTAEDALGRPVRELLAEQPPPEAVAALAGTAVVRHRDGSPVALNVTACVLLGDDGEPGGYVITTVPSGRAEPTLAEQAFQQASMSMSVFDTDQHYLRLNEAACKVMGVPEEVLLGRPFPETVEDEVHSRGFLWHLRQVAETGRPLRYESFTGAPALNREHAWTTDMWPVRDSSGRLVGTALAAFDSTEQYWARQRLALLNEAAATIGTTLDLVRTAEEMIAVMVPRFADFASVDLFDWVLGAEEAPVLAGAEIALRRVAHGSGTEGTPEAAVHLGEVDFYPPFSPPARAVLDGQVVLSQAGEPAFMRWVAERNARAPAGRRHRVGAHSMMAAPLRARGTTLGVVVAVRIRQPDEYVADDAVFAEELASRAAVCIDNARRFDRERSTALALQHNLLPRGLPGQAAVEVAHRYRPSGSQAGIGGDWFDVIPLSGGRVALVVGDVVGHGIPSSATMGRLCTAVRTLADVDLPPDELLTHLDDLVTHLAGEDSEEVAELGATCLYSVYDPVSRRLTLAAAGHPPPALVLPDGTTQVIEMSAGPPLGVGGLPFEAVEVELPEGSLVALYTDGLIEDRDRDIDHAIAELCRALTAPAETLDALCDTVLKAVLPEDPSDDVALLLARTRALGADRIATWDVLPDPEHVAATRQATTEQLTAWGLDEAAFVTELVVSELVTNAIRYGAAPIQLRLIRDRTLICEVSDGSSTSPHLRRAHAYDEGGRGLLLVAQLTQRWGSRQTGSGKTIWAEQPLPPV from the coding sequence ATGGAGCACGTCTCCGCTGCGGCGATCATTGATGCCCACGGTGTCGTCACCGGGTGGAGCGAGGGCGCCCGGCGGCTGACGGGGCTGACGGCCGAGGACGCCCTGGGACGGCCGGTGCGCGAGCTGCTCGCCGAGCAGCCGCCGCCCGAAGCCGTGGCCGCGCTGGCCGGCACCGCCGTGGTGCGGCACCGGGACGGCTCGCCCGTCGCCCTGAACGTGACGGCATGCGTCCTGCTCGGCGACGACGGCGAGCCGGGCGGATACGTGATCACCACCGTGCCGTCCGGCCGGGCCGAGCCCACCCTCGCGGAGCAGGCCTTCCAGCAGGCGTCCATGTCCATGTCCGTCTTCGACACCGACCAGCACTACCTGCGGCTCAACGAAGCCGCCTGCAAGGTCATGGGCGTACCCGAGGAGGTCCTGCTCGGCCGCCCCTTCCCGGAGACCGTGGAGGACGAGGTACACAGCCGGGGCTTTCTGTGGCATCTGCGCCAGGTCGCCGAGACGGGCAGGCCGCTGCGCTACGAGAGCTTCACCGGCGCCCCGGCCCTGAACCGGGAGCACGCCTGGACCACCGACATGTGGCCGGTGCGGGACTCCTCGGGCCGGCTGGTCGGGACCGCGCTGGCCGCGTTCGACAGCACCGAGCAGTACTGGGCGCGGCAGCGGCTGGCCCTGCTGAACGAGGCGGCGGCCACCATCGGCACCACCCTGGACCTGGTGCGCACGGCGGAGGAGATGATCGCGGTCATGGTGCCCCGGTTCGCCGACTTCGCCAGCGTGGACCTGTTCGACTGGGTGCTGGGCGCGGAGGAGGCGCCGGTGCTGGCCGGCGCCGAGATCGCGCTGCGCCGTGTCGCCCACGGCTCCGGCACCGAGGGCACCCCGGAAGCGGCCGTGCACCTGGGCGAGGTGGACTTCTACCCGCCGTTCTCGCCGCCCGCACGGGCCGTCCTGGACGGCCAGGTGGTCCTCAGCCAGGCGGGTGAGCCGGCGTTCATGCGCTGGGTGGCGGAGCGCAACGCGCGCGCTCCGGCCGGCCGGCGCCACCGCGTCGGCGCCCACTCCATGATGGCGGCGCCGCTGCGGGCCCGCGGCACCACGCTCGGCGTCGTGGTGGCCGTGCGCATCAGGCAACCCGACGAGTACGTCGCCGACGACGCCGTCTTCGCCGAGGAACTCGCCAGCCGGGCCGCCGTCTGCATCGACAACGCCCGCCGCTTCGACCGGGAACGCAGCACGGCGCTGGCCCTGCAGCACAACCTGCTGCCCCGGGGCCTGCCCGGGCAGGCGGCCGTAGAGGTGGCCCACCGCTACCGTCCGTCCGGATCGCAGGCCGGCATCGGCGGCGACTGGTTCGACGTGATCCCGCTGTCCGGCGGCCGTGTCGCCCTCGTCGTCGGCGACGTCGTCGGACACGGCATCCCGTCGTCGGCAACCATGGGCCGCCTGTGCACGGCCGTACGCACCCTCGCCGACGTGGACCTGCCGCCCGACGAACTACTCACCCACCTGGACGACCTGGTCACCCACCTGGCCGGGGAGGACAGCGAGGAGGTCGCCGAACTGGGCGCCACCTGCCTGTACTCCGTCTACGACCCCGTCTCCCGCCGCCTCACCCTGGCCGCCGCCGGCCACCCACCACCGGCCCTCGTCCTGCCCGACGGCACCACGCAGGTCATCGAGATGAGCGCGGGGCCCCCGCTGGGTGTCGGCGGGCTGCCCTTCGAGGCGGTGGAGGTGGAGCTGCCCGAGGGCTCCCTGGTCGCCCTGTACACGGACGGCCTCATCGAGGACCGCGACCGCGACATCGACCATGCCATCGCCGAACTGTGCCGCGCGCTGACCGCGCCCGCCGAGACCCTCGACGCCCTGTGCGACACCGTGCTGAAGGCCGTCCTGCCGGAGGACCCCAGCGACGACGTCGCCCTGCTGCTGGCCCGCACCCGGGCCCTGGGCGCGGACCGCATCGCCACCTGGGACGTACTGCCGGACCCGGAGCACGTGGCGGCCACCCGGCAGGCCACCACGGAGCAACTGACAGCCTGGGGACTGGACGAGGCCGCCTTCGTCACCGAACTCGTCGTCAGCGAACTCGTCACCAACGCCATCCGGTACGGCGCAGCCCCCATCCAGCTCCGCCTGATCCGCGACCGCACCCTCATCTGCGAGGTCTCCGACGGCAGTTCCACCTCCCCGCATCTGCGCCGGGCCCACGCCTACGACGAGGGCGGCCGCGGACTGCTGCTGGTCGCCCAGCTCACCCAGCGCTGGGGGAGCCGGCAGACCGGCAGCGGCAAGACGATCTGGGCCGAACAGCCGCTGCCGCCGGTGTGA
- a CDS encoding cupin domain-containing protein, translating to MRTALRTAVTGAVAAATVFVAGPAQATPPGPGVTARTISQKTVGDTDYILREITIPPGQATGWHYHDGPLYAFTQQGTLSHYDSTCASDGVYPQGSFIQEPAGPGNVHIGRNLGDTAVVLDVLYVLPHGAPFSQDAPNPGCPFQ from the coding sequence ATGCGCACCGCGCTCCGCACCGCCGTCACCGGCGCCGTGGCCGCCGCCACCGTCTTCGTCGCCGGGCCCGCCCAGGCGACTCCGCCCGGGCCCGGCGTCACCGCACGGACGATCAGTCAGAAGACCGTCGGCGACACCGACTACATCCTGCGGGAGATCACCATTCCGCCGGGTCAGGCCACCGGCTGGCACTACCACGACGGGCCACTGTACGCCTTCACCCAGCAGGGCACGCTCAGCCATTACGACTCCACCTGTGCCTCCGACGGCGTCTACCCGCAGGGCAGTTTCATCCAGGAACCGGCCGGCCCCGGGAACGTCCACATAGGCCGCAACCTGGGGGACACGGCGGTCGTCCTCGACGTGCTCTATGTGCTGCCGCACGGCGCGCCGTTCTCCCAGGACGCGCCGAACCCGGGCTGCCCGTTCCAGTGA
- a CDS encoding DNA polymerase ligase N-terminal domain-containing protein, with product MGEKDRLRDYHGKRDFGRTGEPRGRAAVSGQEPRFVVQIHDARTLHFDFRLQVDDVLKSWSVPKGPSDDPHDKRLAMPTEDHPLEYEEFEGVIPKGEYGGGTVIVWDNGTYEPMSHDRTGRAVDFGESLERGHATFRLSGSKLHGEYALTRIRDGQGGDREAWLLVKARKGRARGHGTPDPYRARSVRTGRTLAQVAADAGNSGG from the coding sequence GTGGGTGAGAAGGACCGGCTGCGGGACTATCACGGCAAGCGTGACTTCGGGCGGACCGGGGAGCCGCGGGGGCGTGCGGCGGTCTCCGGCCAGGAACCGCGGTTCGTGGTGCAGATCCATGACGCCCGCACCCTGCACTTCGACTTCCGGCTCCAGGTGGACGACGTACTGAAGTCCTGGTCGGTGCCGAAGGGGCCCTCCGACGATCCGCACGACAAGCGGCTCGCCATGCCCACCGAGGACCATCCGCTGGAGTACGAGGAGTTCGAGGGCGTGATCCCGAAGGGCGAGTACGGCGGCGGCACGGTGATCGTCTGGGACAACGGCACGTACGAGCCGATGAGCCATGACCGCACGGGGCGGGCCGTCGACTTCGGCGAGTCGCTCGAGCGCGGTCATGCCACGTTCCGGCTGAGCGGGTCGAAGCTGCACGGCGAGTACGCGCTCACCCGGATCCGCGACGGGCAAGGCGGTGACCGGGAGGCGTGGCTGCTGGTGAAGGCCCGCAAGGGCCGGGCACGCGGGCACGGCACGCCCGACCCGTACCGGGCCCGTTCGGTGCGGACCGGGCGCACGCTCGCGCAGGTCGCCGCGGACGCCGGAAATTCCGGCGGATGA
- a CDS encoding aldo/keto reductase — MISIPTHTLNDGTPLPALGLGTWPMDDTQAEQAVHGALDLGYRLVDTATNYRNESGVGRGVTGSGVSREEVVVTTKLPGRHHGYEETLASFEESCARLGLDYVDLYLIHWPLPRVDKYVDSWKAMIKLREDGLVRSIGVSNFTAEHIERLEEETGVLPSVNQIELHPFFPQAELRAFHTGKGIVTESWSPLGRGTDLLDDPVIVRIAEAHGVTPGQVVLRWHIQLGAVPIPKSADPGRQRSNLDVFGFELDPAQMTAVADRAHRRVGGDPEVHEEF; from the coding sequence GTGATCAGCATCCCGACCCACACGCTCAACGACGGCACGCCCCTCCCCGCCCTCGGCCTCGGCACCTGGCCGATGGACGACACGCAGGCCGAGCAGGCGGTTCACGGCGCCCTGGACCTGGGGTACCGCCTCGTGGACACGGCGACGAACTACCGCAACGAGAGCGGCGTGGGCCGTGGCGTCACGGGCAGCGGCGTGTCCCGCGAGGAGGTCGTGGTGACGACCAAGCTCCCCGGCCGCCACCACGGCTACGAGGAGACCCTCGCCTCCTTCGAGGAGTCTTGCGCCCGCCTCGGCCTGGACTACGTGGACCTGTACCTCATCCACTGGCCGCTCCCCCGCGTCGACAAGTACGTCGACTCCTGGAAGGCCATGATCAAGCTGCGTGAGGACGGCCTCGTCCGCTCGATCGGCGTCTCCAACTTCACGGCCGAGCACATCGAACGGCTGGAGGAGGAGACCGGGGTCCTGCCGTCCGTCAACCAGATCGAGCTGCACCCCTTCTTCCCGCAGGCGGAGCTGCGCGCCTTCCACACCGGCAAGGGCATCGTGACCGAGAGCTGGAGCCCGCTGGGCCGCGGCACGGACCTGCTGGACGATCCCGTGATCGTCCGGATCGCCGAGGCGCACGGTGTGACCCCCGGCCAGGTCGTCCTGCGCTGGCACATCCAACTGGGCGCCGTCCCCATCCCGAAGTCGGCCGATCCCGGGCGGCAGCGCTCGAACCTCGATGTGTTCGGTTTCGAACTGGACCCCGCTCAGATGACGGCGGTCGCGGACCGCGCCCACCGGCGCGTCGGCGGGGACCCCGAGGTGCACGAGGAATTCTGA
- a CDS encoding LacI family DNA-binding transcriptional regulator encodes MGGTEDKHPTGSGRPTSRDVARLAGVSHTAVSFVFNGRAEGNLSPATQERIRRAAAELGYRPDPVARGLRRRRTAVIGLVTDEIASSPFAGRLLRGAMETAWASEHLVLTIDSGGDPAKEDAAVAELLDRRVDGIIYAAMSLRRVRVPEGLHRTHSVLANCLPEDDSLPSVIPAERAGGRTAARLLLDEGHRRVAMVGGQEDIASVDRLRGFRDALRAEGITVPREWVVRTGGEIAGGYEGAMRVLDGAPDDRRPTGLFCYNDRVAAGALHAATRLGITVPGELSVVGYDDQEHMAAFLTPPLTTVALPHRAMGEVAARLLLDAIDTGRTPPATVRRLACPVVSRASVGPAPSR; translated from the coding sequence ATGGGCGGCACCGAGGACAAGCACCCGACGGGATCGGGGCGTCCCACGTCACGGGACGTCGCCCGGCTCGCCGGGGTGTCGCACACGGCCGTCTCCTTCGTCTTCAACGGCCGCGCCGAGGGCAACCTCTCGCCCGCCACCCAGGAGCGCATCCGCCGGGCCGCCGCCGAGCTCGGCTACCGCCCCGACCCCGTCGCACGCGGCCTGCGCCGCCGCCGTACGGCCGTGATCGGCCTGGTCACCGACGAGATCGCCTCCTCGCCGTTCGCCGGCCGGCTGCTGCGCGGCGCCATGGAGACCGCCTGGGCCAGCGAGCACCTCGTCCTGACCATCGACTCCGGCGGCGACCCGGCCAAGGAGGACGCGGCCGTCGCCGAACTCCTCGACCGCCGCGTGGACGGCATCATCTACGCCGCCATGTCGCTGCGCCGCGTCCGCGTCCCCGAGGGCCTGCACCGCACCCACTCCGTCCTCGCCAACTGCCTGCCCGAGGACGACTCCCTGCCCTCCGTCATCCCCGCCGAGCGCGCGGGAGGCCGTACGGCGGCCCGGCTGCTGCTGGACGAGGGGCACCGCAGGGTCGCCATGGTGGGCGGCCAGGAGGACATCGCCTCCGTCGACCGCCTGCGCGGCTTCCGCGACGCGCTGCGCGCCGAGGGGATCACGGTCCCCAGGGAGTGGGTCGTCCGCACCGGCGGCGAGATCGCCGGCGGATACGAGGGCGCGATGCGCGTCCTCGACGGCGCCCCCGACGACCGGCGCCCCACCGGCCTGTTCTGCTACAACGACCGCGTCGCGGCGGGCGCCCTGCACGCCGCGACCCGGCTCGGCATCACCGTCCCCGGCGAGCTGTCGGTGGTCGGCTACGACGACCAGGAACACATGGCCGCGTTCCTCACCCCGCCCCTCACCACCGTCGCCCTGCCCCACCGGGCGATGGGCGAGGTCGCCGCCCGGCTGCTCCTGGACGCCATCGACACGGGCCGGACGCCGCCCGCGACGGTGCGGCGGCTGGCCTGTCCGGTGGTCAGCCGTGCGTCGGTGGGGCCTGCTCCCAGCCGGTGA
- a CDS encoding glycoside hydrolase family 32 protein, translated as MSLTAQSTDPGAPRFRVRPPANWINDPNGPFRWRDRYHLFYQHNPDAPVHANVHWGHVSSHDLVHWEHHPIALAPTPGGPDEAGCWSGCVVDDEGVPTAVYTGVDRHHTGLGSICLARALVPEDETLTDWRPVPTPVVTGPPAGLDVVMFRDPFVFRSGGRRWALVGAGHADGTASVLLYDCDDLTGWRFAGVLLDGDDPVARDVFGDKAVGWECPQLYATAGGEWVLVVSLWDGDPCSTGYLTGRLQPYGDGELRFEARTGGRLDHGRDFYAPAVLQEPDRALLWGWSWEAREQGEVDRAGWAGVLTAPRVVDVHPDGALRVVPAPELELLRAPEPFVTAAGRRTPLPEAYDLTVTASGRTTVSLLRSASGAELTVVLDPDEGTVTLDRGDWPRARPDGSAPTVVRAAAGEVRILVDGSLLELFVGDRATVTERVYRRPDDVPELLVTGAGATVTGWEQAPPTHG; from the coding sequence TTGAGCCTCACCGCTCAGTCCACGGACCCCGGCGCCCCGCGCTTCCGGGTCCGTCCCCCCGCCAACTGGATCAACGACCCGAACGGGCCCTTCCGTTGGCGGGACCGGTACCACCTCTTCTACCAGCACAACCCCGACGCCCCGGTGCACGCGAACGTCCACTGGGGGCATGTCTCCAGCCACGACCTCGTCCACTGGGAGCACCATCCGATCGCGCTCGCCCCGACGCCCGGCGGCCCGGACGAGGCGGGCTGCTGGTCGGGCTGCGTGGTCGACGACGAGGGCGTGCCGACGGCCGTGTACACGGGCGTCGACCGGCACCACACCGGCCTCGGCTCGATCTGCCTGGCACGCGCGCTGGTGCCGGAGGACGAGACGCTGACCGACTGGAGGCCCGTGCCCACGCCCGTGGTCACCGGCCCGCCCGCCGGTCTGGACGTGGTGATGTTCCGCGACCCGTTCGTGTTCCGCAGCGGTGGCCGACGGTGGGCCCTGGTCGGTGCGGGGCACGCCGACGGGACCGCGTCGGTGCTGCTGTACGACTGCGACGACCTGACGGGCTGGCGGTTCGCCGGGGTGCTGCTCGACGGCGACGACCCTGTCGCGAGAGACGTGTTCGGCGACAAGGCGGTCGGCTGGGAGTGCCCGCAGCTGTACGCGACGGCGGGCGGGGAGTGGGTGCTGGTGGTGTCGCTGTGGGACGGCGATCCGTGCTCCACCGGATACCTGACGGGCCGTCTCCAGCCGTACGGCGACGGCGAGTTGCGCTTCGAGGCCCGCACCGGCGGACGGCTCGACCACGGACGGGACTTCTACGCTCCCGCCGTGCTCCAGGAGCCGGACCGGGCGTTGCTGTGGGGCTGGTCGTGGGAGGCCCGTGAGCAGGGCGAGGTCGACCGCGCGGGCTGGGCCGGGGTGCTGACCGCGCCGCGGGTCGTGGACGTCCATCCCGACGGCGCCCTGCGGGTCGTACCGGCCCCGGAGCTCGAACTGCTGCGTGCGCCCGAGCCGTTCGTCACCGCGGCAGGACGCCGTACTCCGCTCCCTGAGGCGTACGACCTGACCGTCACCGCATCCGGCCGCACCACCGTGAGTCTGCTGCGGTCCGCCTCGGGCGCGGAGCTGACGGTCGTGCTGGACCCGGACGAGGGCACGGTGACGCTCGACCGCGGGGACTGGCCGCGCGCCCGGCCCGACGGATCGGCCCCGACCGTGGTGCGGGCGGCGGCCGGTGAGGTGCGGATCCTCGTCGACGGCTCGCTGCTGGAGCTGTTCGTCGGCGACCGGGCCACGGTCACCGAACGGGTCTACCGGCGACCGGACGACGTGCCCGAACTCCTCGTCACCGGCGCCGGGGCCACCGTCACCGGCTGGGAGCAGGCCCCACCGACGCACGGCTGA
- a CDS encoding carbohydrate ABC transporter permease, whose protein sequence is MSQATLSLSRTRHSLAPWARIAVLAVCALLTLGPVIWTVSTSLRTPAEAFDLPPRIIPTEPSTEAYRGVFDQIDVWLLALNSTLVTALIAVGQMITAGLAGYAFARLEFRFKKPLFGLVLATMMVPLQVTIVPVFLVLKSMGLTDTLLGLIIPAFPTAFGTFLMRQYFLGMPKDLGEAAMLDGCGPWRIFRSVYAPLAAPGLAIVGVLAFNYHWNEFFRPLILETSGQNYTLPLGLVSLQGNLGTGSISVVLAGVVLSMIPAVAVFVVGQRPLREGITSAGVNR, encoded by the coding sequence TTGAGCCAAGCAACCCTGTCCCTGAGCCGCACCCGGCACTCCCTCGCGCCGTGGGCCCGGATCGCCGTGCTGGCCGTGTGCGCGCTGCTGACGCTGGGCCCGGTCATCTGGACCGTCTCCACCTCGCTGCGCACCCCCGCGGAGGCCTTCGACCTGCCACCGCGGATCATCCCGACGGAGCCGTCCACGGAGGCGTACCGCGGGGTATTCGACCAGATCGACGTCTGGCTGCTCGCCCTCAACTCGACGCTGGTGACCGCGCTGATCGCGGTGGGCCAGATGATCACGGCCGGGCTCGCCGGATACGCCTTCGCGCGCCTCGAATTCCGGTTCAAGAAGCCGCTGTTCGGGCTGGTCCTGGCGACGATGATGGTGCCGTTGCAGGTCACGATCGTGCCGGTGTTCCTGGTGCTGAAGTCGATGGGCCTGACCGACACCCTGCTCGGCCTGATCATCCCGGCCTTCCCGACCGCGTTCGGCACCTTCCTGATGCGCCAGTACTTCCTGGGCATGCCGAAGGACCTGGGTGAGGCGGCGATGCTGGACGGCTGCGGGCCCTGGCGGATCTTCCGGTCCGTGTACGCCCCGCTGGCCGCGCCCGGCCTCGCGATCGTCGGCGTCCTGGCCTTCAACTACCACTGGAACGAGTTCTTCCGCCCGCTGATCCTGGAGACCTCCGGGCAGAACTACACGCTCCCCCTGGGCCTGGTCTCCCTCCAGGGCAACCTGGGCACCGGCTCCATCTCGGTGGTGCTCGCCGGTGTCGTCCTCTCCATGATCCCCGCCGTCGCCGTGTTCGTCGTCGGCCAGCGTCCTCTGCGTGAGGGCATCACGTCCGCAGGAGTCAACCGTTGA
- a CDS encoding carbohydrate ABC transporter permease: MTNTQIPAARPKQPAAPPAVAPRASARDRGTRLLATLFLAPTIVGIVVFTVVPIVGSVVLSLFHWNVIDDPSFAGTANYREVFTDSTVLVSFGNTLVFMVFAVALQLLIALVLALAVNGRMPVWLRSVFRSAFFFPLVLSAASISVVMKYLFNQDFGVVNWLLGLVGVAPVPWLTSENAAMATVILVYVWQQFGFSFLLFVGGLNNIPKEIHEAASLDGATGLRKHIGITLPLLSPTLLVASVVGIINALQVFEQPYVLTNGGPGDATRTVVMVIYESAFEQLRFGEASAVGVLLFVLIMAVTALQFRLSRRFVHYQ, from the coding sequence ATGACGAACACCCAGATCCCGGCCGCACGGCCGAAGCAGCCGGCCGCGCCGCCGGCGGTCGCTCCCCGTGCCTCCGCCCGCGACCGTGGCACCCGGCTGCTGGCCACGCTGTTCCTGGCGCCCACGATCGTCGGCATCGTCGTCTTCACGGTCGTGCCGATCGTCGGCTCGGTGGTGCTGAGCCTCTTCCACTGGAACGTGATCGACGACCCGAGCTTCGCCGGGACCGCCAACTACCGTGAGGTCTTCACCGATTCGACGGTGCTGGTCTCCTTCGGCAACACGCTGGTGTTCATGGTGTTCGCGGTCGCGTTGCAACTGCTGATCGCCCTGGTGCTGGCGCTGGCGGTGAACGGGCGGATGCCGGTGTGGCTGCGCTCGGTGTTCCGGTCGGCGTTCTTCTTCCCGCTGGTGCTGTCCGCCGCGTCGATCTCGGTGGTGATGAAGTACCTGTTCAACCAGGACTTCGGGGTCGTGAACTGGCTGCTCGGGCTGGTCGGGGTCGCGCCGGTGCCGTGGCTGACCTCCGAGAACGCGGCCATGGCCACGGTGATCCTGGTCTACGTCTGGCAGCAGTTCGGGTTCTCGTTCCTGCTGTTCGTCGGCGGTCTGAACAACATCCCCAAGGAGATCCACGAGGCCGCCTCACTCGACGGCGCGACCGGGCTGCGCAAGCACATCGGCATCACGCTTCCCCTGCTGTCGCCCACGCTGCTGGTCGCGTCGGTGGTAGGCATCATCAACGCGCTCCAGGTCTTCGAGCAGCCGTACGTCCTCACCAACGGCGGGCCCGGTGACGCCACCCGAACCGTGGTGATGGTCATCTACGAGAGCGCGTTCGAGCAGCTGCGCTTCGGCGAGGCCTCGGCGGTGGGTGTGCTGCTGTTCGTGCTGATCATGGCGGTGACCGCCCTCCAGTTCCGGCTCAGCCGGCGTTTCGTCCACTACCAGTGA